From a region of the Janthinobacterium sp. 61 genome:
- a CDS encoding site-specific DNA-methyltransferase produces the protein MTVKILIGDVREQLRTLAADSVHCCVTSPPYWGLRDYGVDGQIGLEASPAEFIEVMVGVFEEVRRVLRPDGTCWINMGDSYATGSGTVGRAPGGGDQGERFIRRGMVNTQPNRKKLEGFKPKDLCMMPHRLAIALQDAGWWVRQDIVWSKPNPMPESVRDRCTKSHEYIFLLTKSEKYFYDAKAIREPVTASTVSRLAQDIENQAGSTRVPGKTNGPMKAVSRGVGSGHGTDAADRGRGRVSARDTFKRKDSKRAAAIPGQTVGTHRPDREDSIPDGFRNKRSVWTMATHSFAEAHFATFPPELPENCIRAGCPPGGVVLDPFFGAGTTGLVADRLQRDCIGIELNPAYAEIARKRIQAESTLFAEIEVAA, from the coding sequence ATGACGGTGAAAATTCTTATCGGCGACGTGCGCGAACAGCTGCGCACCTTGGCCGCCGACTCCGTCCATTGTTGCGTTACCAGCCCGCCATACTGGGGGCTACGCGACTACGGCGTCGATGGCCAGATCGGCCTAGAAGCATCGCCTGCCGAGTTCATCGAGGTCATGGTCGGCGTGTTCGAAGAGGTGCGCCGTGTGCTGCGCCCTGACGGCACATGCTGGATCAATATGGGCGACAGCTATGCCACCGGCTCGGGCACCGTTGGCCGCGCGCCAGGTGGCGGCGACCAAGGCGAGCGATTTATACGCCGCGGCATGGTCAATACGCAGCCTAACCGCAAAAAACTGGAGGGGTTCAAACCGAAAGACCTCTGCATGATGCCACACCGGCTCGCGATTGCGCTGCAGGACGCCGGCTGGTGGGTGCGCCAGGACATTGTCTGGAGCAAGCCCAATCCCATGCCCGAGTCAGTGCGTGATCGTTGCACAAAAAGCCATGAGTACATCTTTCTGCTGACGAAAAGCGAGAAGTATTTCTACGACGCCAAGGCGATCAGGGAGCCGGTAACGGCCAGTACCGTGTCCAGACTTGCGCAGGACATCGAAAATCAAGCAGGCAGCACCCGCGTCCCAGGAAAAACCAACGGTCCAATGAAAGCTGTCAGTCGTGGCGTCGGATCCGGCCATGGCACTGACGCTGCAGACAGAGGGCGAGGCCGTGTCTCTGCCCGCGATACATTCAAGCGGAAGGACTCCAAGCGGGCCGCGGCGATTCCTGGCCAAACCGTCGGCACTCACAGGCCGGATCGGGAAGATTCTATCCCCGACGGCTTCCGCAATAAACGCAGCGTCTGGACTATGGCGACGCATTCGTTCGCCGAAGCGCACTTTGCCACGTTCCCGCCTGAGCTGCCGGAAAACTGCATTCGCGCAGGCTGTCCGCCAGGCGGCGTGGTACTGGACCCGTTTTTCGGTGCTGGCACCACCGGTCTTGTCGCCGACCGCCTGCAGCGCGACTGCATCGGTATCGAGCTGAACCCGGCCTACGCCGAGATCGCGCGCAAACGCATCCAGGCGGAGTCGACACTTTTTGCAGAAATTGAGGTGGCAGCATGA